One genomic segment of Sphingomonas sp. KR3-1 includes these proteins:
- a CDS encoding MFS transporter, whose translation MASARSTQTTLAFAAVTTLFFAWGFITSLVDPLVAAVKGIFTLEDWQAQAIASAYFAAYFFMSLPAALLISRFKAVPSILIALVTMIGGCLIMLAAANAANYWLVLLGLFVLASGITVLQVAANPLAAALGTPKGSHFRLVLSQTFNSFGTFLGPLLGAHLFLKGVEVKAGTVITPEIRAEALHGIDSAYFWLCGLIAALAVFFFLSRRVVTEAAPAPASTAGLLSAFSSKWALFGGLAIFLYVGAEVSIGTQMALFLNSNAIWGHSDAAFNVPLLGYLMGSDGVPGVSLQEAGKAVAFYWGGAMVGRAIGSALLARFNAARLLALFTAIAAAMCVYVFVVGGVTAGFVALAIGLFNSIMFPVIFTLTLERSTASEESTSGLLCTAIVGGAVLPPLVGLVSGAHGYSFALIVPALCYVVLCLFAIAAGKAPVVRAEGEMASVH comes from the coding sequence TTGGCATCCGCACGTTCCACGCAGACGACGCTGGCCTTCGCCGCCGTCACTACGCTTTTCTTCGCCTGGGGCTTCATCACCTCGCTGGTCGATCCGCTGGTCGCCGCGGTGAAGGGCATCTTCACGCTCGAGGACTGGCAGGCCCAGGCGATCGCTTCGGCCTATTTCGCCGCCTATTTCTTCATGTCGCTGCCCGCGGCGCTGCTGATCTCGCGCTTCAAGGCAGTGCCCTCGATCCTGATCGCGCTCGTGACGATGATCGGCGGCTGCCTGATCATGCTCGCCGCGGCCAATGCCGCCAATTACTGGCTCGTGCTGCTCGGCCTGTTCGTGCTGGCGAGCGGCATCACCGTGCTCCAGGTGGCGGCCAACCCGCTCGCGGCGGCGCTCGGCACTCCCAAGGGCAGCCATTTCCGCCTGGTGCTCAGCCAGACCTTCAATTCCTTCGGCACCTTCCTCGGCCCGCTGCTCGGCGCGCATCTGTTCCTCAAGGGCGTCGAGGTGAAGGCCGGCACCGTGATCACGCCGGAGATTCGCGCCGAGGCGCTGCACGGCATCGATTCCGCCTATTTCTGGCTCTGCGGCCTGATCGCCGCGCTCGCCGTGTTCTTCTTCCTCAGCCGCCGCGTCGTCACCGAGGCCGCGCCGGCACCGGCCTCGACCGCGGGGCTGCTCTCGGCCTTCTCGTCCAAATGGGCGTTGTTCGGCGGCCTCGCCATCTTCCTCTATGTCGGCGCGGAAGTGTCGATCGGCACGCAGATGGCGCTGTTCCTCAATTCCAATGCGATCTGGGGCCATTCGGACGCGGCGTTCAACGTGCCGCTGCTCGGCTATCTGATGGGCAGCGACGGCGTGCCCGGCGTCTCGCTCCAGGAAGCCGGCAAGGCCGTGGCCTTCTATTGGGGTGGCGCGATGGTCGGCCGTGCGATCGGCTCGGCGCTGCTCGCCCGCTTCAACGCGGCGCGGCTGCTCGCATTGTTCACCGCGATCGCCGCGGCGATGTGCGTCTATGTCTTCGTGGTCGGCGGCGTGACCGCGGGCTTCGTCGCGCTGGCGATCGGCCTGTTCAACTCGATCATGTTCCCGGTGATCTTCACGCTCACGCTCGAGCGTTCCACCGCCAGCGAGGAATCGACCTCGGGCCTGCTCTGCACGGCGATCGTCGGCGGTGCGGTGTTGCCGCCGCTCGTCGGCCTGGTCTCCGGCGCGCATGGCTACAGCTTCGCGCTGATCGTTCCGGCGCTCTGCTATGTCGTGCTGTGCCTGTTCGCGATCGCGGCGGGCAAGGCGCCGGTGGTTCGCGCCGAAGGCGAGATGGCATCGGTGCACTGA
- a CDS encoding glycoside hydrolase family 97 protein has product MRLALAALALLAAAPASAQQVLTAASPDGSNRIAIQLSGSGTPVYAVSRGGSLVITPSPILLDLDVDTLGYGLAITGSETASADTRYPIVAGAAAEGRDHYNQLTVHFQEKGGAKRRMDVVLRAYDDGVAFRTVVPVQPQTSAAIVRYERTGFYFPTSYKCWGFNVGKFGSSHEGEFDPVDVPHLRDHNLFDVPFACETGKAAFAIAEADLLDFAGMYLTGRGDGGPGLQVKLSPSLDDYRIAVHTRVGSPIVTPWRVVMLADQLGKLNESTLISNLSTPSRIEDTSWIKPGLTSWDWWHGPSIAALPGQRSTTAVAKALIDFAAANGLPYTMIDEGWYAGAGGGGVRRPGVDITKWSETINLQEVSDYARSKKVRLWLWTHWQALDEQMEDALTEYEKLGIAGIKVDFMDRDDQWMVNWYTRLLGAAARHHLMVDFHGAYPPRGLVRTWPNFMTQEGVMGAEYNKWSRRVTSRHNVMLAFTRGLIGPMDYTPGGFRNATPETFRIRNDLPFVQTTRAHGLAMYVAFLSPLGAVADSPDTYAASPAGFDFVKAVPTSWDETRYLAGDTGEYIVLARRKGSRWFLGAMNSETARTVAVPLGFLGRKGAAMRLWADGDKPDAPAFAERRVADGETLTLNLAANGGAAAIFSEK; this is encoded by the coding sequence GTGAGGCTGGCGCTTGCCGCGCTCGCGCTGCTCGCCGCGGCGCCCGCTTCCGCGCAACAGGTGCTCACCGCCGCCTCGCCCGACGGCAGCAACCGCATCGCGATCCAGCTCAGCGGCTCGGGCACCCCGGTCTATGCCGTCTCGCGCGGCGGCAGCCTGGTGATCACACCGTCGCCGATCCTGCTCGACCTCGATGTCGATACCCTCGGCTATGGCCTGGCGATAACCGGTTCGGAGACCGCCAGCGCCGATACGCGCTACCCGATCGTCGCGGGTGCCGCCGCGGAGGGCCGCGACCACTACAACCAGCTCACCGTCCATTTCCAGGAGAAGGGCGGGGCGAAGCGCAGGATGGATGTGGTGCTGCGCGCCTATGACGACGGGGTGGCGTTTCGCACCGTCGTGCCGGTCCAGCCGCAGACTTCGGCGGCGATCGTCCGCTATGAGCGCACCGGCTTCTATTTCCCCACCAGCTACAAATGCTGGGGCTTCAACGTCGGCAAGTTCGGCTCGAGCCACGAAGGCGAGTTCGACCCCGTCGACGTGCCGCATTTGCGCGACCACAATCTCTTCGACGTGCCCTTCGCCTGCGAGACCGGCAAGGCCGCCTTCGCGATCGCCGAGGCCGACCTGCTCGACTTCGCCGGCATGTACCTCACCGGCCGCGGCGATGGCGGGCCCGGGCTGCAGGTCAAGCTCTCGCCCTCGCTCGACGACTATCGCATCGCCGTGCACACCCGCGTCGGCAGCCCGATCGTCACCCCCTGGCGCGTGGTGATGCTCGCCGACCAGCTCGGCAAGCTCAACGAGAGCACGCTGATCTCCAACCTCTCCACGCCGAGCCGGATCGAGGACACCAGCTGGATCAAGCCCGGCCTGACCAGCTGGGACTGGTGGCACGGTCCCTCGATTGCCGCACTCCCCGGCCAGCGCAGCACCACCGCGGTGGCCAAGGCGCTGATCGACTTCGCCGCCGCCAATGGCCTGCCCTACACGATGATCGACGAGGGCTGGTATGCCGGCGCCGGCGGGGGCGGGGTGCGCCGACCGGGCGTCGACATCACCAAATGGTCGGAGACGATCAACCTCCAGGAAGTCTCGGACTATGCCAGGTCCAAGAAGGTCCGCCTCTGGCTATGGACGCACTGGCAGGCGCTCGACGAGCAGATGGAGGACGCGCTCACCGAATATGAGAAGCTCGGCATCGCTGGGATCAAGGTCGATTTCATGGACCGCGACGACCAGTGGATGGTCAACTGGTACACGCGTCTGCTCGGCGCGGCGGCGCGCCACCATTTGATGGTCGATTTCCACGGCGCCTATCCGCCGCGCGGGCTGGTGCGCACCTGGCCCAATTTCATGACGCAGGAAGGCGTGATGGGTGCCGAGTACAACAAGTGGAGCCGGCGCGTGACCTCGCGCCACAATGTCATGCTCGCCTTCACGCGCGGGCTGATCGGCCCGATGGACTATACCCCCGGCGGCTTCCGCAACGCGACTCCCGAGACCTTCCGCATCCGGAATGACCTGCCCTTCGTCCAGACGACACGGGCGCATGGCCTGGCGATGTATGTCGCGTTCCTGTCACCGCTCGGCGCAGTCGCGGACAGCCCGGACACCTATGCCGCCAGCCCCGCCGGCTTCGACTTCGTCAAGGCGGTGCCGACCAGCTGGGACGAGACTCGCTATCTCGCGGGCGATACCGGGGAATATATCGTCCTCGCCCGCCGCAAGGGCAGTCGCTGGTTCCTCGGCGCAATGAACAGCGAGACTGCGCGGACGGTGGCCGTGCCGCTCGGCTTCCTCGGCAGGAAGGGCGCGGCGATGCGGCTCTGGGCCGATGGCGACAAGCCCGATGCGCCGGCGTTCGCCGAAAGGCGCGTCGCCGACGGCGAAACGCTCACGCTGAACCTCGCCGCCAATGGCGGGGCGGCGGCGATATTCTCCGAGAAATAG
- a CDS encoding Gfo/Idh/MocA family oxidoreductase, with translation MDRRSILGIAGIAPLLPAELRAQSQGSGNAPSENAAPAGPEPGVRHRVDFGVIGLDHAHIYSMTDAMIRGGGVLKAFHAADPKQVDTFRKRYGNAVKLARSEDEILEDKGIKLIVGAPIPDLRAPLGIRAMRAGKDYLGDKPAITSLAQLSEVRQAIAETKRKFAIMYSERLEVRAAVHAGELVQQGRIGKILQTVNLAPHRIGTGRPDWFWDRARYGGVLTDIGSHQAEQFLFYTGSRTAHVVAAQTGNFHHPDKPGFEDFGDMMLTGDGGTGYVRVDWFTPDGLPSWGDGRLFILGTEGYIELRKYVDIAGRPGGNHLLLCDKQGVRYVDCSKMPLPFGPQFIADLVERTSVAQDQDQALLAAELVLTAQQNATRPVTA, from the coding sequence ATGGACCGCCGCTCGATCCTCGGCATTGCCGGCATCGCCCCGCTGCTCCCGGCCGAACTGCGCGCCCAGTCGCAAGGCTCGGGCAACGCGCCGTCGGAGAATGCCGCGCCCGCCGGGCCGGAGCCGGGCGTCCGGCACCGCGTCGATTTCGGCGTGATCGGCCTCGATCATGCGCACATCTATTCGATGACCGACGCGATGATCCGCGGCGGCGGCGTGCTCAAGGCGTTCCATGCCGCTGATCCGAAGCAGGTCGATACCTTCCGCAAGCGCTATGGCAACGCCGTGAAGCTCGCCCGCAGCGAGGACGAGATACTCGAGGACAAGGGCATCAAGCTGATCGTCGGCGCCCCGATCCCCGATCTCCGCGCCCCGCTCGGCATCAGGGCGATGCGCGCCGGCAAGGATTATCTCGGCGACAAGCCCGCGATCACCAGCCTCGCCCAGCTCAGCGAGGTTCGCCAGGCGATCGCCGAGACGAAGCGCAAGTTCGCGATCATGTATTCCGAGCGTCTGGAGGTGCGCGCCGCCGTCCATGCCGGCGAGCTCGTCCAGCAGGGCCGGATCGGCAAGATACTCCAGACGGTCAACCTCGCGCCGCACCGCATCGGCACCGGTCGCCCCGACTGGTTCTGGGACAGGGCGCGCTATGGCGGCGTCCTCACCGATATCGGCAGCCACCAGGCCGAGCAGTTCCTGTTCTACACCGGCTCGCGGACCGCGCATGTCGTTGCCGCGCAGACCGGCAACTTCCACCACCCCGACAAGCCCGGCTTCGAGGATTTCGGCGACATGATGCTCACCGGCGACGGTGGCACCGGCTATGTCCGCGTCGACTGGTTCACGCCCGACGGGCTGCCGAGCTGGGGCGACGGACGGCTCTTCATCCTGGGCACCGAGGGGTATATCGAGCTCAGGAAATATGTGGACATCGCCGGCCGGCCCGGCGGCAATCATCTCCTGCTCTGCGACAAACAAGGTGTGCGCTACGTGGATTGTTCGAAAATGCCCTTGCCCTTTGGTCCCCAGTTCATCGCCGATCTGGTCGAGCGGACCAGCGTTGCGCAGGACCAGGACCAGGCGCTGCTCGCGGCCGAGCTGGTGCTGACCGCGCAGCAGAACGCCACGCGCCCGGTGACCGCATGA
- a CDS encoding oxidoreductase, which produces MIRTGIIGYGLGGMAFHAPLVDAVPGLELAAIATSRADAVHARYPLAAVTTPEALLADPGIQLVVVSTPNDTHVPLARAALEAGKHVVVDKPFATSIADGEGLIALAKEKGLLAAAFHNRRWDGDFLTVRELVESGALGDILLAELRWDRFRPEVADVWKESPEAGAGILADLGPHLIDQALQLFGTPEAISGDVAVQRPGGRADDYFEITLFYGPRRVVLSAGRMFVTPRPRFWLHGSAADFVKHGLDPQEVRVKEGARYSDPGVGDEETQFHGLLTRADGSSEVVPTETGDYRGFYAGVARAIAEGTPPPVSGADAVLGLRIAELARESSKTGRRLPL; this is translated from the coding sequence ATGATCCGCACCGGCATCATCGGCTATGGCCTGGGCGGCATGGCCTTTCACGCGCCGCTGGTCGATGCGGTGCCCGGGCTCGAGCTCGCCGCGATCGCCACGTCGCGCGCCGATGCCGTGCACGCGCGCTATCCGCTCGCCGCGGTCACCACGCCCGAGGCGCTGCTCGCCGATCCGGGCATCCAGCTGGTCGTCGTCTCGACGCCCAACGACACCCACGTCCCGCTGGCTCGCGCGGCGCTCGAGGCGGGCAAGCATGTCGTGGTCGACAAGCCGTTCGCGACCAGCATCGCCGATGGCGAGGGCCTGATCGCGCTGGCGAAGGAGAAGGGGCTGCTCGCCGCTGCCTTCCACAATCGCCGCTGGGACGGCGACTTCCTCACCGTCCGCGAGCTGGTCGAGAGCGGTGCGCTCGGCGACATCTTGCTCGCCGAACTGCGCTGGGATCGGTTCCGCCCCGAAGTCGCCGATGTGTGGAAGGAAAGCCCCGAGGCCGGCGCCGGCATCCTCGCCGATCTCGGCCCGCACCTGATCGACCAGGCGCTCCAGCTGTTCGGCACGCCGGAGGCGATTTCCGGCGACGTCGCAGTGCAGCGCCCGGGCGGCCGCGCCGACGATTATTTCGAGATCACGCTGTTCTACGGCCCGCGCCGTGTGGTGCTTTCGGCCGGGCGCATGTTCGTCACCCCGCGCCCGCGCTTCTGGCTGCACGGCAGCGCGGCGGACTTCGTCAAGCACGGGCTCGATCCGCAGGAGGTGCGGGTGAAGGAAGGCGCGCGCTACAGCGATCCGGGAGTGGGCGACGAGGAGACGCAGTTCCACGGTCTGCTCACCCGCGCCGACGGCAGCAGCGAAGTGGTGCCGACCGAGACGGGGGACTATCGCGGCTTCTATGCCGGCGTCGCGCGCGCCATCGCCGAGGGTACCCCGCCACCGGTCAGCGGCGCGGATGCGGTGCTGGGCCTGCGCATCGCCGAGCTGGCGCGGGAGAGTTCGAAGACGGGCAGGCGTTTGCCCCTCTAA
- a CDS encoding cupin domain-containing protein, translating to MRITRRDACIAAAALLCGWGASALAQQQAVLGPAVWDWNQLAVQKTDVGELRSLVRQPTATLAELEMHITTLNPGLASHPPHQHPNEELVIIDKGTVETLSGGKWQRLGPGSVIFNASNAPHALRNVGDTPATYHVVNWKTAATPAQ from the coding sequence ATGCGGATCACGCGAAGGGATGCCTGTATTGCGGCGGCGGCGTTGCTGTGCGGCTGGGGCGCGAGCGCGCTGGCGCAGCAACAGGCAGTGCTCGGCCCGGCGGTGTGGGACTGGAACCAGCTGGCGGTCCAGAAGACCGATGTCGGCGAACTCCGCAGCCTCGTCCGCCAGCCCACCGCCACGCTCGCCGAGCTCGAGATGCACATCACCACGCTCAATCCGGGCCTCGCCTCGCACCCGCCGCACCAGCATCCGAACGAGGAGTTGGTGATCATCGACAAGGGGACGGTGGAGACGCTGTCCGGCGGCAAGTGGCAGCGGCTCGGCCCCGGCTCGGTGATCTTCAACGCGTCCAATGCGCCGCACGCGCTGCGCAATGTGGGCGACACGCCGGCGACCTATCACGTGGTCAACTGGAAGACCGCCGCCACCCCGGCGCAGTAG
- a CDS encoding beta-glucosidase, producing MHSRRHALAGSLIALGIALAGAPACAQQAPAGPWMNARLSPDERVKLVLAQMTDEEKFALVFGYFGTEFPPKNGYKPPAEARPGSAGYIPGIPRLGIPAQWQTDAGVGVATQGGAARKRGRTALPSGLATTASWDTDLAHAGGAMIGAEARASGFNVMLAGGVDLMREPRNGRNFEYGGEDPLLAGTMVGAQIAGIQSNHIISTVKHYAVNDQETDRDTGNSIVDPVAARTSDLLAFQIAIERGDPGSVMCSYNRVNGTHACENNWLLTDVLRRDWGYKGYVMSDWGATHSSAPAANAGLDQDSGFPFDKEPYFGAPLKAAVAKGEVSHARLDAMAGAILRAMFANGLIDKPVTDAPMDLAPAMLAAHAEVTRKDIEGGAVLLKNAGAILPLSPAVKKIVVIGGHADKGVLAGSGSSLVYPVTANGVPGLKPTGWPGPVMYYPDAPLAAIKRQAPNAEILFVDGKDAGDAAKAARGADVAIVFGTQWAGESFDVALDLDGDQDALIAAVAKANPKTVVVLETGGPVLTPWRGQVAGILAAWYPGTEGGSAIANLLFGKVNPSGHLPASFPDSISQLAKPSAPNKDDTTYSEGATVGYKWYDAKGLTPAFPFGHGLSYTDFAYSGLTARAVGGTVEASFTVRNSGRRKGKAVPQIYVAGAGWEAPKRLGAFDKIELAPGEAKKVTLKVDPRLLATFDGVGNAWKIAGGSYQVMLGTSARDTVATVPVTLSARTIAVGWRP from the coding sequence ATGCACAGCCGCCGCCACGCATTGGCCGGTTCGTTGATCGCCTTGGGCATTGCGCTCGCCGGAGCGCCCGCCTGCGCGCAACAGGCACCCGCCGGCCCCTGGATGAACGCCAGGCTCTCGCCCGACGAGCGGGTGAAGCTGGTCCTCGCGCAGATGACCGATGAGGAGAAATTCGCGCTCGTCTTCGGCTATTTCGGCACCGAATTCCCGCCGAAGAACGGCTACAAGCCCCCCGCCGAGGCGCGGCCGGGCTCGGCCGGCTATATCCCCGGCATCCCGCGTCTGGGCATCCCGGCGCAGTGGCAGACCGATGCCGGCGTCGGCGTCGCTACCCAGGGCGGCGCGGCGCGGAAGCGCGGGCGCACCGCCCTGCCCTCCGGCCTCGCCACCACCGCGAGCTGGGACACAGACCTGGCGCATGCCGGCGGCGCGATGATCGGCGCGGAGGCGCGCGCATCGGGCTTCAACGTGATGCTTGCCGGCGGCGTCGACCTGATGCGCGAGCCGCGCAACGGGCGGAACTTCGAATATGGCGGCGAGGACCCGCTGCTCGCCGGCACGATGGTGGGCGCGCAGATCGCCGGCATCCAGTCGAACCACATCATCTCGACCGTAAAGCATTATGCGGTGAACGATCAGGAGACCGATCGCGACACCGGCAACTCGATAGTCGATCCGGTGGCAGCGCGGACGAGCGACCTGCTCGCCTTCCAGATCGCGATCGAGAGGGGCGACCCGGGCTCGGTGATGTGCTCGTACAATCGCGTGAACGGAACGCACGCGTGCGAGAACAACTGGCTGCTCACCGACGTGCTGCGCCGCGACTGGGGCTACAAGGGTTATGTGATGTCGGACTGGGGTGCGACCCACTCGAGCGCCCCTGCGGCCAATGCCGGACTCGACCAGGATTCGGGCTTTCCGTTCGACAAGGAACCCTATTTCGGCGCGCCGCTGAAGGCCGCGGTGGCAAAAGGCGAGGTGTCGCACGCGCGCCTCGATGCGATGGCCGGCGCGATCCTGCGCGCGATGTTCGCCAATGGCCTGATCGACAAGCCGGTGACAGATGCGCCGATGGACCTCGCCCCCGCGATGCTCGCCGCCCATGCCGAGGTGACGCGCAAGGATATCGAGGGCGGCGCGGTGCTGCTCAAGAACGCCGGCGCGATCCTGCCGCTTTCGCCGGCGGTGAAGAAGATCGTCGTGATCGGCGGCCATGCCGACAAGGGCGTGCTGGCAGGCAGCGGCTCGTCGCTGGTCTATCCGGTGACCGCCAATGGCGTGCCGGGGCTCAAGCCGACCGGCTGGCCGGGTCCGGTGATGTACTATCCCGATGCCCCGCTCGCCGCGATCAAGCGCCAGGCGCCAAATGCGGAGATCCTGTTCGTCGACGGCAAGGATGCGGGCGATGCGGCGAAGGCCGCCAGAGGCGCCGACGTCGCGATCGTGTTCGGCACGCAGTGGGCAGGCGAGAGCTTCGACGTGGCGCTCGACCTCGACGGCGACCAGGATGCGCTGATCGCCGCGGTCGCCAAGGCCAATCCCAAAACGGTGGTGGTGCTGGAGACCGGCGGGCCGGTGCTGACGCCGTGGCGCGGCCAGGTCGCGGGCATCCTCGCCGCCTGGTATCCCGGCACTGAGGGCGGCAGCGCGATCGCGAACCTGCTGTTCGGCAAGGTGAATCCCTCGGGCCACCTCCCCGCCAGCTTCCCCGACAGCATCTCGCAGCTCGCCAAGCCGAGCGCGCCGAACAAGGACGACACGACCTATAGCGAAGGCGCGACGGTCGGCTACAAATGGTATGACGCCAAGGGGCTGACCCCGGCCTTCCCGTTCGGCCATGGCCTAAGCTACACCGACTTCGCCTATTCGGGGCTGACCGCGCGCGCCGTGGGCGGCACCGTCGAGGCGAGCTTCACGGTCCGCAACAGCGGCCGCCGCAAGGGCAAGGCCGTGCCGCAGATCTATGTAGCCGGCGCGGGCTGGGAAGCGCCGAAGCGACTGGGCGCGTTCGACAAGATCGAGTTGGCACCGGGCGAGGCGAAGAAGGTCACGCTCAAGGTCGACCCGCGCCTGCTCGCGACCTTCGACGGCGTGGGCAATGCCTGGAAGATCGCCGGCGGGAGCTACCAGGTGATGCTCGGCACGTCGGCGCGCGATACGGTGGCTACGGTGCCGGTGACGCTTTCGGCACGGACGATCGCGGTGGGGTGGCGGCCTTAG
- a CDS encoding L,D-transpeptidase family protein has translation MLAGIAAPVVAQQVKPQASPTPALQEVPVPPFVPNPPVVLPVLSAAQAAELAPILTEAGFAQGLRRVGDPTPSFKDNEALVRAALDYARAVHSGRLAEADFDPNWGLRPAAYDPLPAFAEAVRQNRVGAWLRQLPPPWAGYDTLQLGLVTYRKIVANGGWQKLAAGPDLAQGASGPRVAALRKRLSVEDGQVAAAGDKFDGDLKDAVVRAQRRYGLNPTGVVSSGTLAALNVPAEDRVGQIIANMERWRWLPSELPAKRIQVNIAAAVLTVFEGDAPIASMKAVTGRPGNETPMLQSKIHSIVLNPPWNVPTGIAEKELWPKGEAALKAQGYKIIGTGANRRLQQQPGPKSALGRYKFDFPNPYAVYLHDTPSQSTFSSFSRLASHGCVRLEKPGPLAQLLLRNDPNWQPEQINAALAKGDTLRVSLQEQDQVSVYLLYWTAFANANGTVNFRGDPYGWDKDLAAKIEKRSAITAAAVSAR, from the coding sequence ATGCTTGCCGGGATCGCGGCGCCGGTGGTGGCGCAGCAGGTAAAGCCCCAGGCAAGCCCGACGCCGGCGCTCCAGGAAGTGCCCGTGCCGCCGTTCGTCCCCAACCCGCCGGTCGTTCTGCCGGTGCTGAGCGCCGCCCAGGCGGCCGAGCTCGCGCCGATCCTCACCGAGGCGGGCTTCGCGCAGGGGCTGCGCCGCGTCGGCGACCCGACGCCAAGCTTCAAGGACAATGAAGCGCTGGTGCGTGCCGCGCTCGATTATGCCCGCGCGGTCCATTCGGGCCGCCTCGCCGAGGCCGACTTCGATCCCAACTGGGGCCTGCGCCCCGCCGCCTATGATCCCCTGCCCGCCTTTGCCGAGGCCGTGCGCCAGAACCGCGTCGGCGCCTGGCTGCGCCAGCTGCCGCCGCCCTGGGCCGGGTACGACACGCTCCAGCTCGGCCTGGTCACCTATCGCAAGATCGTCGCCAATGGCGGCTGGCAGAAGCTCGCGGCGGGGCCGGACCTCGCCCAGGGCGCCAGCGGCCCGCGCGTCGCGGCGCTGCGCAAGCGGCTCTCGGTGGAAGACGGCCAGGTGGCCGCCGCCGGCGACAAGTTCGACGGCGACCTGAAGGACGCGGTCGTCCGCGCCCAGCGGCGCTACGGCCTCAACCCCACCGGCGTGGTTTCCTCGGGCACGCTCGCCGCACTCAACGTGCCGGCCGAGGACCGGGTCGGCCAGATCATCGCCAACATGGAGCGCTGGCGCTGGCTGCCGAGCGAGCTTCCCGCCAAGCGCATCCAGGTGAACATCGCCGCCGCCGTGCTCACCGTGTTCGAGGGCGACGCCCCGATCGCGTCGATGAAGGCGGTCACCGGCCGTCCCGGCAACGAGACGCCAATGCTCCAGTCGAAGATCCATTCGATCGTGCTCAATCCGCCCTGGAACGTGCCGACCGGCATCGCCGAGAAGGAACTGTGGCCCAAGGGCGAGGCGGCACTGAAGGCGCAGGGCTACAAGATCATCGGCACCGGCGCGAACCGCCGTCTGCAGCAGCAGCCCGGCCCGAAGAGCGCGCTCGGCCGCTACAAGTTCGACTTCCCGAACCCCTATGCCGTGTACCTGCACGACACGCCCTCGCAGTCGACCTTCTCGAGCTTCAGCCGGCTCGCCTCGCACGGCTGCGTCCGGCTGGAGAAGCCGGGCCCGCTGGCGCAGCTGCTGCTGCGCAACGATCCGAACTGGCAGCCCGAGCAGATCAACGCCGCGCTCGCCAAGGGCGACACCCTGCGCGTGAGCCTGCAGGAGCAGGATCAGGTCTCGGTGTACCTGCTCTACTGGACCGCCTTTGCGAACGCGAACGGCACGGTGAACTTCCGCGGCGATCCCTATGGCTGGGACAAGGATCTCGCGGCAAAGATCGAGAAACGCTCCGCGATTACCGCGGCTGCCGTTTCCGCACGTTGA
- a CDS encoding GDSL-type esterase/lipase family protein: protein MPIVRRRFLAGTLLLPVAVQADQAQESWEDKHQRQLKEDWPWLGRYAADNRKLIAAGQKVDIVFMGDSITEGWQSKHPAFFTPGRICRGIGGQTSPQMVLRMMADVIALKPRLVHIMAGTNDIAGNTGTISIAQSCDNLRMMTELAQANGIHVLLASVPPADHFPWRPGLATVEPIRAINRWQASYARRARATFIDYTGVLGTAAGGMKPGLASDGVHPTEAGYAAMEAVLAPVLKAHKA from the coding sequence ATGCCGATCGTCCGCCGTAGGTTCCTTGCCGGCACCTTGCTGCTCCCCGTCGCCGTCCAGGCCGATCAGGCGCAGGAGAGCTGGGAGGACAAGCACCAGCGCCAGCTCAAGGAAGACTGGCCCTGGCTCGGCCGCTATGCCGCGGACAATCGGAAGCTGATCGCCGCGGGGCAGAAGGTCGACATCGTCTTCATGGGCGATTCGATCACCGAGGGCTGGCAAAGCAAGCACCCCGCCTTCTTCACCCCCGGCCGGATCTGCCGCGGCATCGGCGGGCAGACATCGCCGCAGATGGTGCTGCGCATGATGGCCGACGTGATCGCGCTCAAGCCCCGGCTCGTCCACATCATGGCCGGCACCAACGACATCGCCGGCAACACCGGCACGATCAGCATCGCGCAGAGCTGCGACAATTTGCGCATGATGACCGAGCTCGCCCAGGCGAACGGCATCCACGTGCTGCTCGCCTCGGTGCCGCCGGCGGACCATTTCCCCTGGCGCCCCGGCCTCGCGACGGTCGAGCCGATCCGCGCGATCAACCGGTGGCAGGCGAGCTATGCCCGCCGCGCCCGCGCGACCTTCATCGACTATACCGGCGTGCTCGGCACGGCGGCAGGCGGGATGAAGCCCGGCCTGGCCTCGGACGGCGTCCATCCCACCGAAGCGGGGTATGCCGCAATGGAAGCCGTGCTCGCGCCGGTGCTGAAGGCGCACAAGGCGTGA